A window of Halostella salina contains these coding sequences:
- a CDS encoding TrmB family transcriptional regulator, whose amino-acid sequence MATREPADLLERLDLKEYEATALSHLLTAGRTTAPDIAEATGIPKARVYGVLDSLADLGYIKVFPGRPKEYQPKSPAEILERVKENRRQEYERRCREVEDLREEFLAEFRPRYEQADEDTSPTAELFYVVDVGEPSESETRTLYADAEERVNVITNSFAYFDAVEPAFADAADRVDVDVLFLHPTHLPEAKRETQADIVDRIAAEYPEVGIRFSEERLPWRGTFADPSASYDSGKAIFLVEERDVPNHKRQAAITENGSFVAGMQRYFDLVWDHESLAEYPG is encoded by the coding sequence ATGGCCACGCGCGAACCGGCGGACCTCCTCGAACGGCTCGACCTGAAGGAGTACGAGGCGACGGCGCTGTCGCATCTGCTCACGGCCGGTCGGACGACCGCGCCCGACATCGCCGAGGCGACCGGTATCCCGAAGGCGCGGGTGTACGGCGTGCTGGACTCGCTCGCCGACCTGGGCTACATCAAGGTGTTCCCGGGCCGGCCGAAGGAGTACCAGCCGAAGTCGCCCGCGGAGATACTCGAACGGGTCAAGGAGAACCGCCGACAGGAGTACGAGCGCCGGTGTCGTGAGGTGGAGGACCTGCGCGAGGAGTTCCTCGCGGAGTTCCGCCCGCGCTACGAGCAGGCCGACGAGGACACGTCGCCCACGGCGGAGCTGTTCTACGTGGTCGACGTCGGCGAGCCAAGCGAGTCCGAGACCCGGACCCTCTACGCCGACGCCGAGGAGCGAGTCAACGTCATCACGAACAGCTTCGCCTACTTCGACGCCGTCGAGCCGGCGTTCGCGGACGCGGCCGACCGCGTCGACGTGGACGTGCTCTTTCTCCACCCGACACACCTGCCCGAGGCGAAGCGCGAGACGCAGGCCGACATCGTCGACCGCATCGCCGCGGAGTACCCGGAAGTCGGCATTCGCTTCTCCGAGGAACGGCTCCCCTGGCGCGGGACCTTCGCGGACCCGAGCGCGTCGTACGACTCCGGGAAGGCCATCTTCCTCGTCGAGGAGCGGGACGTGCCGAACCACAAGCGCCAGGCCGCGATCACCGAGAACGGGTCGTTCGTCGCGGGGATGCAGCGGTACTTCGACCTCGTGTGGGACCACGAGAGCCTCGCCGAGTATCCGGGCTGA
- a CDS encoding NAD-dependent epimerase/dehydratase family protein, which yields MTADTTETHTVGVTGAAGYIGSRVTKVLLDEGHDVVPVDDFSVGDVQSIDGRRVEELDVRDRGALREAFDGVDAVMHLGAVSGVPDCQEDPEYAFDVNVGGTENVAWLCREWGTPMVFPCSMAIIGDPVEFPISADHPRNPLNFYGRSKALSENDVHQLADGEFPAHVYVKSNLYGHHELNGREIGKNTVINIFVDKALNEEPLTVHEPGTQARDFIHVKDVARAYALSLDELVGSDPGATTFTLASGDDRSILDIAEAVQSIVAEERGYEVPIEMVENPRESETEVGDFTVDTSEAADEIGFEAEYDVDRAVREMVR from the coding sequence ATGACAGCGGACACGACGGAAACCCACACGGTCGGCGTGACCGGAGCAGCGGGCTACATCGGCTCCCGCGTCACGAAGGTCCTCCTTGACGAGGGCCACGACGTGGTGCCGGTCGACGACTTCTCGGTCGGCGACGTACAGTCGATAGACGGCCGACGGGTCGAGGAACTCGACGTGCGCGACCGCGGCGCGCTCCGCGAGGCGTTCGACGGCGTCGACGCCGTGATGCACCTCGGCGCGGTGAGCGGCGTCCCGGACTGTCAGGAGGACCCGGAGTACGCCTTCGACGTGAACGTCGGCGGCACCGAGAACGTCGCCTGGCTCTGCCGCGAGTGGGGGACGCCCATGGTGTTCCCCTGCAGCATGGCGATCATCGGCGACCCCGTCGAGTTCCCCATCTCCGCGGACCACCCGCGGAACCCACTGAACTTCTACGGCCGGAGCAAGGCGCTGTCCGAGAACGACGTCCACCAGCTCGCGGACGGCGAGTTCCCGGCCCACGTGTACGTGAAGTCGAACCTGTACGGCCATCACGAACTGAACGGCCGGGAGATCGGGAAGAACACCGTGATCAACATCTTCGTCGACAAGGCGCTGAACGAGGAGCCGCTGACCGTTCACGAACCCGGCACCCAGGCGCGGGACTTCATCCACGTGAAGGACGTGGCCCGCGCCTACGCGCTCTCGCTCGACGAACTCGTCGGGAGCGACCCGGGCGCGACGACGTTCACGCTCGCAAGTGGCGACGACCGGAGCATCCTCGACATCGCCGAGGCCGTCCAGTCGATCGTCGCCGAGGAACGCGGCTACGAGGTGCCGATCGAGATGGTCGAGAACCCCCGCGAGAGCGAGACGGAGGTCGGCGACTTCACCGTCGACACCTCGGAAGCCGCCGACGAGATCGGCTTCGAGGCGGAGTACGATGTCGACCGCGCGGTCCGGGAGATGGTACGATGA
- a CDS encoding NAD-dependent epimerase/dehydratase family protein, translating into MNVLVTGGAGYVGSALLPVLADAGHEVRVLDDFSLSSPRNLVDAPPVDFVRGDVRDEGTVHEAMADVDAVIHLAAITGAAKTHDIPEKTFDVNLGGTETALSAAEDAGVDRVVLASSCNVYGETYETDLHEDSPTDPGNPYAESKLAAEEACFDADVETVALRLATNYGWSPGVRFNLVVNSFAFRAVMDEPLTVYGDGRNWRPFLHVQDTARAFAAALDWPEGRYNVGEDNYRIEEIASTVAEVVGKPVETDYLEEKDPGPSYSVTFDRMAERDFVPEFSLRKGVRDLTERFANTERLSDFTMREHT; encoded by the coding sequence ATTAACGTCCTCGTCACCGGGGGCGCGGGGTACGTCGGCAGCGCCCTCCTGCCGGTGCTCGCCGACGCGGGCCACGAGGTGCGGGTGCTCGACGACTTCTCGCTGTCGTCGCCCCGGAACCTCGTCGACGCCCCGCCCGTCGACTTCGTCCGCGGCGACGTGCGCGACGAGGGGACCGTCCACGAGGCGATGGCGGACGTCGACGCCGTGATCCACCTCGCGGCGATCACCGGCGCGGCCAAGACCCACGACATCCCCGAGAAGACGTTCGACGTGAACCTCGGCGGCACGGAGACGGCGCTGTCGGCCGCCGAGGACGCGGGCGTCGACCGGGTCGTGCTCGCTAGCTCCTGCAACGTGTACGGCGAGACCTACGAGACGGACCTGCACGAGGACTCGCCGACGGACCCCGGTAACCCCTACGCCGAGTCGAAGCTCGCGGCCGAGGAGGCCTGTTTCGACGCCGACGTGGAGACGGTCGCGCTCCGCCTGGCGACGAACTACGGCTGGAGTCCCGGCGTCCGGTTCAATCTCGTCGTCAACAGCTTCGCCTTCCGCGCGGTGATGGACGAGCCGCTGACCGTCTACGGGGACGGCCGGAACTGGCGGCCGTTCCTCCACGTGCAGGACACGGCCCGCGCGTTCGCCGCGGCGCTCGACTGGCCCGAGGGCCGGTACAACGTCGGCGAGGACAACTACCGGATCGAGGAGATCGCAAGCACCGTCGCGGAGGTCGTCGGCAAGCCGGTCGAGACGGACTATCTGGAGGAGAAAGACCCCGGCCCCTCCTACAGCGTCACGTTCGACCGGATGGCCGAACGGGACTTCGTCCCCGAGTTCTCGCTCCGGAAGGGGGTCCGGGACCTGACCGAGCGGTTCGCCAACACCGAACGACTATCAGACTTCACGATGAGAGAGCATACATGA
- a CDS encoding NAD-dependent epimerase/dehydratase family protein, giving the protein MTVLVTGADGYVGWPTALRLARRLDERVVGVDNLARRDWVEDVGSVSAVPVDDPETRYAAEPNLSFVYADLADRDEVQQLLDVHEPHTVVHAAAQPSAPYSQINGERALYTQRNNLSMNVNLLHGLKDAGLDDTHFIETTTTGVYGAPEFPIPEGGATMENQGERDDVPFPAMGGSWYHVTKSFDNANARLANTQWDQPVSDLRTAIVYGTETDETEELGLPTRFDFDYYFGTVVNRFCAQAVAGYPLTVYGKGEQRKPMVGLRDTVESIATLVEDGHDGEGVDVYNQVTRPVAIVELAETIQEVGEEFDLDVEITHVENPREEDEEHQMEMENERFEELVGEPQSLEAGVRDVLTTLTRHRDRITAREDRFLPEVLLD; this is encoded by the coding sequence ATGACGGTTCTCGTCACCGGTGCCGACGGCTACGTCGGCTGGCCGACAGCGCTTCGACTGGCACGACGACTCGACGAGCGGGTCGTCGGCGTGGACAACCTCGCGCGACGCGACTGGGTGGAGGACGTCGGCAGCGTCTCCGCCGTCCCGGTCGACGACCCCGAGACGCGGTACGCGGCGGAGCCGAACCTGAGCTTCGTGTACGCGGATCTGGCGGACCGCGACGAAGTGCAGCAGTTGCTCGACGTGCACGAGCCCCACACCGTCGTCCACGCGGCGGCCCAGCCCAGCGCGCCGTACTCCCAGATCAACGGCGAGCGCGCGCTGTACACGCAGCGCAACAACCTCTCGATGAACGTCAACCTGCTCCACGGGCTGAAGGACGCGGGGCTTGACGACACTCACTTCATCGAGACGACGACGACCGGCGTCTACGGCGCGCCCGAGTTCCCGATCCCCGAGGGCGGCGCGACGATGGAGAACCAGGGCGAGCGCGACGACGTGCCGTTCCCGGCGATGGGCGGCTCATGGTACCACGTCACCAAGTCGTTCGACAACGCGAACGCCCGGCTGGCGAACACGCAGTGGGACCAGCCGGTCAGCGACCTCCGGACCGCCATCGTCTACGGCACCGAGACCGACGAGACCGAGGAACTGGGCCTCCCGACGCGCTTCGACTTCGACTACTACTTCGGCACGGTCGTCAACCGCTTCTGCGCGCAGGCGGTCGCGGGCTACCCGCTCACCGTTTACGGCAAGGGCGAGCAGCGCAAGCCGATGGTCGGCCTGCGCGACACCGTCGAGAGCATCGCCACGCTGGTCGAGGACGGCCACGACGGCGAGGGCGTCGACGTGTACAACCAGGTGACCCGGCCGGTCGCCATCGTCGAACTCGCCGAGACGATCCAGGAAGTCGGCGAGGAGTTCGACCTCGACGTGGAGATCACCCACGTCGAGAACCCCCGCGAGGAGGACGAGGAGCACCAGATGGAGATGGAGAACGAGCGCTTCGAGGAACTCGTTGGCGAACCGCAGTCCCTCGAAGCGGGCGTCCGCGACGTGCTGACGACGCTGACGCGCCACCGCGACCGCATCACCGCCCGCGAGGACCGGTTCCTGCCGGAGGTGTTGCTCGATTAA